In Vicia villosa cultivar HV-30 ecotype Madison, WI linkage group LG7, Vvil1.0, whole genome shotgun sequence, the DNA window GTGGTAAAAAGAAGAAACATAGTTTGGATTATGAGCTTGAAATGCGAATATGATACATACAAATTCCATAGGATGGTAGGGAATATGCCCAGTTAACATCTCCAACACAGTGCATCCTAGACTCCATACATCAGCTGGAAGTCCATAACCTTTCACTTTTCCTTTTATAACCTGCATATTACCATAGTAAAGCTTAAAAATCACTGCTTATTAGAAAGAGAAAAGATAGATGAACTTTTGTATTTCAGTTACAACTCTTTGTTGTAGATCTGTAAAGTTAGTTACAAAAGATGCACAGCTTGCTTTATATAGAGTCAAGCAGTGACCTGCTGTAGCAGGTAGCCCTGATTACAATTGCCAGGTGTCAGTCTAAACTGACTGGCTTACTTTTACAATGCTATGCTACTGAATACTCTAATACCCCCCCCACAAACTCATGGGGAGCTAGCAACCCTGAGTTTGTGTCTAAATTCCAGAAATTTAGGAGAGGAGAGAGGTTTTGTAAGGACATCTGCAATTTGATCTACTCCTGGAATGTGAGCAACAGAGATCTTCTTGGCCAGCACCTTCTCTCTGACAAAGAAAAGGTCAATTTCCATGTGTTTGGTACGAGTGTGCATGATAGGATTGTGAGCCAGTAGAACAGCTGACTGATTATCACACAAGACAACAGGTTGTAGAGTGGAGATACCAAGCTCAGTGAACAAGGTTTGCAGCCATAGTAAATCAGCAGTAGCTTGGGCAAGGCTCCTGTACTCAGCTTCAGTGCTGGATCTAGCAACCACTGGCTGTTTCTTGGACCACCATGAGATCAAATTATTGCCAAAGTAAATAGCAGCACCTGAGGTGCTCCTTCTATCATCTGGATCTGAagcccaatctgcatcacaaaAGACTCTAATGGAGGGCAGCTGAGTGGAAGGCAGAGCAGACAGTTGTAAACCAAAGTTGAGAGTACCCTTGAGATATCTGAGGATTCTTTTCACTGCAACCCAATGAGCCTCAAGTGGGTGAGCCATAAACTGGCAAACTTTGTTGACAGAATAGGCTATGTCAGGTCTGGTAATGGTGGCATATTGGAGGGCCCCTACAACAGACCTGTACATGAAGGGATCCTGAAGAGCAGAAGAACCAGCCTTAGTGAGCTTGCAAGAGGTTTGCATAGGAGAGTTGACAGGACTGCAATCAGTCATTTTGGTTCTGTGGAGCAAGTCCCTGATATATTTGGCCTGTGTGAGGAGCATGGAGCCATTAGAAGCATGTTTGACCTCTATGCCCAGAAAATAATCCAAGGCACCAAGATGTTTGAGAGAGAAGGAGGAATTGAGCTTGGTAATGACATCTTGAAGCAAATGTGAGTTGCTGCCAGTgatgataatatcatcaacatataccaAGAGATAAATGGTATCCTTGTGAGACTTAAAGACAAAGAGAGAAGGGTCACACTTGCTAGGTTTGAAGTGAAGCTGAAGCAAGGCTTGTTGCAATCTCTCAAACCATTGTCTAGGGGCCTGTTTGAGACCATAGAGGGCCTTGTGCAGCTTGCAAACTAGAGAGGAGTCAGACTGAACAAACCCAGAGGGCTGTTCCATGTAAACCTCTTCAGTAAGAAGACCATTCAGAAATGCATTGTTGACATCCAATTGCTGAATGGACCAATGCCTTGATAAAGCCACAGTGAGAATGAGTCTAATGGTGATGGGTTTGACCACAGGGGAGAATGTTTCATTGTAATCAAACCCCTGTTTCTGGTGAAACCCCTTGGCCACAAGTCGTGCCTTATACCTGTTAACTGTCCCATCAGGATTCTCCTTGATCCTGAACACCCATTTACACCCAATAGGCTGTCTGTTGGGAGGTAGAGGTACCAGGGACCAGGTCTTGTTTTTGCATAAGGCATCATATTCAGCCTGCATTGCACACCTCCACTTGTCATCAGCAAGGGCCTGTTTAACTGTTTTGGGCTCAGACTGTGTGAGCAACAGAGAAGGTTGAAGCCTTGGTTGAACAAAGCCTGATTTGGCTCTAGTAATCATCTGATGATGATTATTTGGCTTCTGCACAACAGGGACAGCATTGAGAGggatagaagaagaagaatcagcacCTGTAGACATAGAAGGAGAGGATGCTGAAGTAGCAGTAGGGGATGTAGAGGGTAGAGAATTGGACAGGTCATTAGAGGGTGACAGATTATTTGGAGGAGGAGGTGAGGGAGTGGATGTATCTGTGGAAGAAGAATTAGAGGATTTTGAGGAAGAGAAGGGTACAGCTGTAATGGGATTAGGCATGGGTAAGGGAGAGGCTGCACTAGGAGGCAGCAGATGGTGCAGAGATGAAATAGAGGAAGATTTAGGTGTAGATGATGTAGAAGTGGTGGAAGGGTTAGGGAAGAGTTCCAGAAAAGGAAACCTGGACTCATTAAACAGGACATCCTTGGAGATGTATAACTTTCCAGTGGGAGACAAGCATTTATACCCTTTGTGTGAAGCTGAATACCCCAAGAAAAGGCACTCATGAGACCTGAACTCCAGCTTGTGGGCATTGTATGGTCTGAGAAGAGGAAAGCAGGCACAACCAAACACCTTCAGAAACTTGTAATCAGGAGAGGACTTGAATAATAGTGTGTAAGGTACCTGAAACTTAACAGATGCAGATGGAAGTCTGTTAATGAGATAAACAGCAGTACAGAAGGCAAAGTCCCAGTAAGAAATAGGCAGAGAAGCATGACTCAGCAGAGTTAGACCCAAGTCAACAATATGTCTATGCTTCCTCTCCACCACTCCATTTTGATGGTGTGTATGAGGGCAAATAATTCTGTGTTGTATACCAAGTTCAGCAAGAAATTTGGAGAAAGGTCTGAATTCTCCACCCCAATCAGACTGAATAGCCTTGATGGGGAAGCCAAGCTGCAATTCAACAAGTGCCTTAAACTGTTTAAAGACACTAAGGGCTTCAGCTTTGGTCTTAAGCAGATAGAGCCAAGTAAACTTGGAAAAGGCATCTACAAATGAGATATAGTATTTGAACCCTTGAGTGGAAGATTGGGGTGAAGGACCCCAAAGATCACAATATAACAGTTCAAGAGGAGACTTATAGACAGTATGAGAAAGAGGAGAATGTAGTTTGTGAGCTTTGCCAACACAACAAGCAGTACAAAAGAAATCATGCATTTTATTATGAATAGGAATATTACAATTCTTCAATACAAGTTTAAGAGTATTGACATTGGGATGGCCTAATCTTAGGTGCCATATATTGGACAAAGAAGAAGATACAGCAGTAGCATTAATGCTAGGTACAACATTATTAGAACTGACTAAAGACTTAGCAGACTTGGAAACAGCAAGATGAGGAAATTCATATAAGCCATCTGAGCCAACTTTGCCAACTAGAAGAACATCATTGGACACCTGAGATTTGACAAGGCAAGAGTCAGCAGTAAAGAGAAAGTAAACATGATTATCTTTGCAGAATTGGCTAACACTTATTAAGTTTTTAGTAATTGAAGGCACATGTAAAAGATGATTGAGAGAAAGAGATGTGTGAGGTTGACAAGTAGAAGAAAAGGTACTAGAGCCAGTGGAGGAAATTGGCAGACCTTGACCATTTCCTACAAAGACCTGGTCATGTCCCTCACAAGGAGCTTGTTGCTGAATATTGGCAGCAGCATTTGTGACATGGAATGAGGCACCTGAGTCAGGATACCAGGTGGCAGCAGCTTGAACAGGAGCAGCTTGGACAGGTGCAGCATTGACAACAAAAGTGCTAGGAGTGTATGCATAAGCAGTTGGCCTGGCTTGAGCAGTAGCAGTAGGTCTTATCCACACATTAGCAGGACTTTGAGCATAGGCAACCTGAGGAGTGGACCATGGAGCTGAAGCATAAGGAGTGTTGGCATATGCACCTTGAGGCTGAAACTGTTGGTTGAACCTGTGCCAACAATTCAAGGCAGAATGTCCAACCTTAGAGCAAAGCTGACACTGAACACCAGAGATTCTGCCACCTCTACCTCTGCCACCTCTACCACCTCTATTAGACCTTCCTCCTCTGAAGGAAGCATAGTCAGGTTCAGTCGAAGATGTAGCAGGAGCAGCAGAAGGAATGTCAGGCTTGGACACATCAGGTGAAGTTGATGAAGTTTGAGTAGGAGCATGAGTGAGGTTCAGAGAGGCAATGTCTGGAGTAGTGTGCTTCTTGAACTTGTTCAATCTTAACTCATGAGCAATAAGCAGGATCTCAACTTCATCCAAATCCATATCTCCAAACTTACTTTCTACAACAGAAACAACAGAGGCATACTCACTTGGTAATCCTTCAAGAATGACGTCAATGTGATGCGTAACTGGAACAGGATCTCCAATCGAGGCTAGGGCATCAACGATCGTGCGAATCTTCAACAGATAATCAGAAATAGACTGTGAATCGAGCATCGCAGCACGTAGTTCCACACGGAGTTGGCGTGCACGCGCGCGAGTTTGCTTCTGAAAGTAATTGAACAAGCGATCCCAAAGTTGATGAGAATGAGTGCAACCGAGAACTCTGGACATGATGTCGCTTGATAACGTTGATTGAAGCCACGATAACAGCAACTGATCCTTCTGAAGCCACGACGCATACGCTGGATTGACGGAACCGGAGCGAcgatcatcgtcggagagaaactTTGACGGAATCCGAGGACAGACGACGAGATCGGTGAGATTGTGCGCGTTGATGTACGGCTCCACTTGTTGGCGCCATAGATGAAAGTTCTTTTCATCAAGTTTGTAAGCGATCTTCAGTGCGAACTGAAGACGACGAGATTCATCCACCACCGCCGCCGGCGGCGGAGTAGAAGACGGTGTAACTTGAGCGGAAGACGGTGATCCTGACGGTGAGGCCATGGATCGAAAAGCTaaactgataccatattagaaagAGAAAAGATAGATGAACTTTTGTATTTCAGTTACAACTCTTTGTTGTAGATCTGTAAAGTTAGTTACAAAAGATGCACAGCTTGCTTTATATAGAGTCAAGCAGTGACCTGCTGTAGCAGGTAGCCCTGATTACAATTGCCAGGTGTCAGTCTAAACTGACTGGCTTACTTTTACAATGCTATGCTACTGAATACTCTAATACTGCTTAACCTAATAAGAATCACTGCAAGCATTTGAACTAGTAGAAGAGCATAAACTCAATGTATATGTAACAAGGATGGATCCAACAACTTAACTGTTAAAGAAACTATTTAGCAGTTATAAACAATGTAACAAATATGTTGAACCAATAATTTTCTTTTGAAGAGAAGATTGAAGACAAACCTCTGGTGCCATCCAGAATGCTGTTCCCTGGCATGATTTAGCATCATTCGATTTAATTGCCTGAAAAACAATAGCCAGGGAATAAAATTAGTAAACAGAAACTATATTCTATGCAGTTGAAGGTAGTACAGACTCCATAACTAAAGTCAAACTTTGACAGAAACTGAAGCAGAGTAGAAAAGGTCACCTTTGCCAATCCAAAATCCGCAACCTTGACAGATCCATTTGCATCAACCAATATATTTGCACATTTAATATCCCTTTATGTAGGAGGGAAAATCGTTAGGCCATATTTACAAAGAATGCTTTGTGGCATTATATAACTATGCATTAACACAGAAATAAAATACGCTAAATAAATTGTGACACcataaacaaaaaagaaataaaactgCACCCCATTAGAATTTCTGACACTGAATCTTATGTGACATAGATGTTTATACAGTTTTCAAGTTCCAAGAACAAGTTGAAATGTTTCTTAAACTCTATCTAGAGCTTCAATACTAGATTGTTTCTAAGGCTAAATATCATCTTTGCATAGGGTTTCAGAAAAGGAGAAATAAGAAATTGATAGAAACAGTGATAGGAAATGAACACTTTGATTGAAAATACTCAGAAAAGGAGAACGAAGATTCCTCCAAGGGTTTTCCCCTACATCAGAGCCTTTGCTCAGTTCTCACGTCCAAATTACAGAATGTCTCCCATCTCTCTCTAGGTCCTTTTATTTTGAACATTTCTATCTAACTACTCATCCCTGTGATAGATTTGAACTGCAACAAACTATAGATGGATATCCGACTGTATTCTCTAATCTTACCCCATACCACACCCATTTATTGTTCTAGGTCCATCACAATAAGCCAAAAACAAACACTAGAATACTTATCATAGGTTATACAATTGAGAGAAAAAGACAATAATTGGATGAGAAATCCTTTTTGCCCTACAACGTTTTCCCTTTTTCCACTCCCCTTTCCTATATTGCCCAATATATATGTAAAATGCGCTCCGGACAATGAAAATGAAGGGAAATTCTAAATAACTAGTTAacaacaagaagaaaaagaaacactaATACTATTAAAGTcattttaaaacaatatattgTAATTATGAGACAGCAAGTGGAAGTTTCTTTCATGCAAGGAAAGCAAGAACACCCAAATTCATCTCTACTCTATACCACAaagaatagaaaaataaattaataactttTGGAATCACCTGTGAACAATATTGCGATCATGAAGATACTTTAAACCGCTCAGAATTTGTCTCGTATAAGCAGATACTTGGGAATCTCGAAGTTTATACCTCCGGTAGAGGCTTAAAAGGGAACCTTTGGTTACAAACTCGATAAAGATATATAGATTTGATTCATCCTGCAATAAACAAGCAGAATGTAAATTACAAACTACAGTTCAAGATAGTAATTATCGTGGTAATGAAAACCAGACCGGTAACCGGGCATGTGGCCTGTTAATACTGAATAATACATAAATAACGTACAAGCATTAATCTTTTTCTATGGTCTCTTCTAACCTAATGGGTCTGACGTATGGACTAAAGGTCTGAATACAAATTACAAATTACTACCAACAATTGTAAAAATAACTACAGTAAAAATAAACTATTTACAACTTGTCCAGTCCGTTTTGGCCCTAAAACCGCTATTGTATAAAACAGATACTAAACTTCAAAACCGGGTGGAGCAACTGTCTCTCTATTTTTCTAGCCTCCAACCCCTCGTTTTTGCTTTTTCTTATTGATTTTGTGTTTTCCATGACACAAAAAGCATAGGAGAGAAGGAATAGAATACAAAGGCTAAGGAAGAAGAGGAGTTAGACTGAGGTACAAAAGAAGAAAACGCAAAGCAAACGTTTCGTTAATGTTAACAAATAACTATTAtagtaatttttttaacaaacgaGAATAGGACATTGATAGAGCTGTTCGTTTAACGAACAGGGAATATGAACAGCACCGAACATACTGCGCAGAGAATATGCTTAAAATCTAAAAGCAGCTTTAGTATCCTTTTCCTTACTAGTACTATTATAGTATataaattatcattattattatcatatttatCCTTGGAAGTTAGGCTATGTTTTTATTAatagaaaattagtatttttatcatttaaacaatAACTAAGTTAATTTGTACTaactttataatataattaaatgctAGGTTATGCCAAAATTGACCAAATATATCAACATATTATTTGAAATCTTATTAAAGGAAAGCATATAAATGAAAACGGTTGAACCCCGGTCCAACCAAGGTGAAACCTTTAAACCTTGAACCCGTGTCTACACCGGTTTGATGTCTGGCCCGGTTTTAATTACCTTGGTAGTTATTGGATGAAATGACAAGCTCACAATAATAAAATGACCAATAGAAGATAAACTAATCTATATCGGACAAAATCTGAAAACAGACAAAATACTGCAGCATAACTACAGAAAATAATTGAAGGAATTGCAGTGGTCAAATGTCTTGATATGAAACCTGAAATCTAACATTGATTTCTACTTTATATGCTAAAAGTTATATTGGAAACTAGTCCCTAGCTATGTAGTGTGTCAAGACAAGGTGAAGTTAGCAATACATCAAACTACACAGTATACATTTCTGGCTACAACTTTTCCACTACTTCTAGACATCAATAAAATATTTCGGATGAAAAAGGACCTAttacatttaatataaatttgtAATGTGTTGTTCTGCACAATTAGTTCTTGATTATTttccttttatatttaaaatttattttgccGAGAATTATATTTTCTTAATGTCTGTCATTTAGAATAGATACATTCCCTCTAATTCTAAGCAAGGTGAGATTTTCATTTCTTTAACATAAACTTATGTTAGAAACTAGAGTAGATGAAGATGAGATTTTCATTTCTTTAACAGATAACAGAATTCTGTTATTATGGAAAGTTAGTTACAAATGAGGTGGCACCTTGTTACTTATAGTGGTAACAAGGTGACCTGCTACTTGTAGGTAATATACTTCTAGACCTGACAGCTGCCAGTTACAACATACAAGAGTATTCACTACTCTAATAGAACAGATACATTCCCTGTAATTCTAAGCAAGCATCTATTAGATTGTAAATAGATTTGTCTATATAGTGTAAAATCAATCCTGTATTGTTTCATGTTCATATCTTTTCATCTCTATCAAGTTGATAGAAGGTATCAAGCTGTCATGAACCAACTATCCCAAAAGATTAAACCATTAGGCAAAGAATGATGCAGAGGCCCATAACAATGTTACAATATAACTTTTATCTTATATCTAAAAGAAAAGGGGCAACGGCAGTTGAAAATTTTCATGAACCAACTACTCCGTAAAGCCAAAGATGTTCAATGAAAGTGCATGAATAGCACTATACGCAACAGATTCTTTCACCATGGGCTCAAATGAAATTTaacataaaaaggaaaaaagaagacaAGAGATGGCAGGAAACGTACCGTTTCAGTGCCAATGTATCGAACTATATTCTCATGTTCAAACTGACTCAAAAGTGCAATTTCCTGAGAGTGAGGAAAAAGTAGAGTCAGaaaaaaatatagttaaaaaataataaggagAACGTAAATAGATAAAAATGGTTGATCAACTTTCAAGTATTGCACAAGGCAGCAAagtatttataagaaaacatttATCTTCATAAGGATTTTGATTAATGGAAAATTGaagtataaaaaaattataaagcaaTAGAAAGAGTAAGCCTGTCTGACTGTCTTACGCGCTCCAGTTGAATGACACTTTGCTTTCCATGACTCCCTTGATCAAGCAGTGAAACTTGTTTGACAGCAAAAAAGAATCCATCTCTACAGTGGTAATCAGAAAATGAATAAAACTAGTAGTTAGCACTTTCCTAACAATTATAAACATCAAATATTGTAAATGGCAATTTATTTAGGGCTTTGCTCCTGAGCATTGTGGCAAAAGTGAGATACAAACTCAAAAAGGTGAAGCGTGTTGAATAGAAGATATTAGATGATAGTTTTATTAAGAACAACTTAATTTCACCATTAAACTAAGAAAAACAAAGGGATGCCAAAATGGAACCGTGATTTTCATATTGTGCCAAAATGAACAGCCTAGGGCAAAAAGGCACCATTCCAACATGTGCAACAAAGGGATGCCAGCATCGTACTATTTTTTGGTAGATTATTGTCCAAAAATAAAAAAGGGTTTACTATGTTTCAAAAAACAACTCTAATTACTCGAAACAACAGTATGCAACTGCAAAGGCTAATCCCTCGAGCCTTGTAGGACTATCATAATAGGCGGCAAACCCTCCTCCCTAAGAGATTTAGCACTGCTGCGTGCCCAGGGCTGGATTCGTACCCAGGATCTCTGGTTCAGCTAGAAGAGACCCCCGCCATCTCATCCAAGTGCTCTTGTGTGTACTATCCTCTTTTTAATTATACAGAGACACTAACATTAATTACAGACGTGGCCCCCAAGAACACTCTTCTACTTGGCAAGAGTTAATAAGTTCCCTAAGTTAGATCATTGATTATGAAATCCATaactgaaaagaaagaaaaataacagcTTTCTAAATCACTAACGTATAAAAATTTATAAACACAACCCATCCCTTTAAATCTCTCAAATGTCAAGGGAGCCAAAAATTCATTCAGGATCTTCTTCCCCTACCCTTCCGAAAAGATAACTGAGctataaaatttaaaacaatCTTTCCCTTAATTTCTCCCAACTAAACACTACCTAATGCAAaccctttttatttaatcttcaTATGTTTGGTTACGCAACAAAATTAGTGTAATCAAGTGTGCCAGTGTGACTATGATAAAAGCTATCCTTTGGAGATTGAACAAAATCACGATACCCCTATTATCTCCTCAAACTAACCATGATtccaaataattattttatacttAAATGAAGTGACAGAAGTTAACTAACATGCTAATAATAGAAACAAGAAAGGGCAGAAGTGAAGAGGATGAAAGCAGAACAGCTCTTACTCAGAAATTCCTTCATATACAGATCCAAATGAACCACGTCCCAAAAGCTCACCCTTTTGCCAGCTACCAGGAGTGATAACAGGTTTCAATCTCACATTAGGAGAAATACTATTGGACCTGGGCTCTGTTGTAGTGCTAGATGAATCATCTTCTTGTGAAGTAGTGAAGGTAGTGAAGGAACACGACCTCGAAAACTCACCAATAATCTCAGCACTTTCCTCCTCATCTGTCTTCAATATTCCACCACCCActtccccttcttcttcttcttctacatctttcttctcttcctcttctctctcttttCCTTTTCCTTCCCCTTCAGGAGCAAATTCCCTCAGAAGATCCCACGTGGAACACGTGTTATCCAAAATAGAAACCCTAACTCCTGGTGGCGGCTTAAGCATCGGAGGTCTACATCCTTTAATACCTCCACCGCCAGTATTCAAACAACCGCTCGTCTCATCAACATCCCTAATCGGAACCCTATTTTCACCGCCGGTATAACAACCGGTGCTAACCTCATCAAAACCCCTAATCGGAACCCTATCTTTTCCACCACCATCACCTATGTTACAACAACCGCTAGTCTCAGCAGGAGAATCTCTAACTGAAACCGGAACCCTATCATCAATCTCTGCTACTACAATTTCATCCTCCACCTTGGCTTCATCGAATTCCGAAATATTCAACCTCGGTAAAACATCAGACGCCGATCGAACCTTCATCGCCTCCCAAGCCGCCGCCGGAATCGAGAAATCCTCCGGTCCGTTAAGCCCGAGGCTCCGACAAATAATATCGAACTCACCATCAACTCCTTCAACTCGAAAGCTAGTTCGATCGTAGAAATCCATGGATCGAGTGTAGAGAATCGACGACGACGGAGAGGATTCCGGCGACGTCGGTTGAGCGTCGTAGCTGAAGTTCTTCGCCGCATTACGCCGTTCTAATTTAGGTTGTTGTTTCCTTGGAGTCTTCTTCTTCGAGTTCATATCCGTTGGTTGCTTTCTATAAGCGAAAATTCGAGATAAGTGATTCATTCGTAGCGGAAAAGTCCATTTAAAAACGGCACCGTGCGTTtgaaaaaaagcgcttttaaattggataaaaaacaGAAGAGAAAATGAGAGCAAGACTGCGCAAGAGATGATGGTAAACGAAGTTGCAAAAGGAAACGGAAAAAtcttcaccaaaaaaaaaaaaaaaagccagAAAACGCGGTGCCACGTTGACAACCAACAAAGAATCGGATTGGATTGCTCGTGTggaattttgtattttttcttaCTTTAAATTTTCTATGTCCACGCGCATTAACATAGTACTTTTAGATTAATAATTGCATTACTATGTTAcactttaattttatatatttaatttagggTCACTTTTGGCATCAAGTCTTTGGTAAATGATAGTTGCGGGGATCAAAGTGTAGTTCTCTCTATCAAATCTTTGGTCAATCACAATTAGATCAATTAacgattgattatttattttatatatttttataaggaAACAAAACTTACTTTTGATGCACTGATAAAACTTTATGTTATgtgtactaattaaataaaatgataatatataattGTAGAAATGTTAAAAGGATGATAAATTTATCTTTTTCAtaacaaatttatttataaatttttctatcataattgtttcatgttcttttatcaaaaataaatatttataatattttttagtataaataataacattttattattaaaaaaacactaatattttttgataaattaatgtttttatataatttattatatcatagttaatatattattaaaatttttaaaaaaaaataataacaacaaccacgtAAGTTTTGATtactaaaagaaaatttaaatttaaaaaattaaatgtttgaACATTAAAGTAAAATTTTGAATACCAATTTCAGAATACAaaacatataaatttaatatgtatAATGCATAAtgcatttataaatataaaaacaaataatgAATAAAAAGTTATAAATATCGATTAAAAAGGCATGtatagattaaaaaataaaaaataagatgcTAGgttaaattaattctaaaataaaaaaatatatgaaaatttcataatttgttttttattttcatttacacaaataattgaataaatagttaaatttattaatttcataaaattatttataacttatactCGTTTATAAAAACAATTGTAGTTTATTCAGTTTataaaattaagggttaaatatgtttttggtccctataaatatcttaattttgtctcttagtccctataaaaaatatattgacttctagtccctataaaattacttatGCGAGCACataagtaattttatagggactaaaagtcaatatattttttatagggactaaaagccattttagataattttatagggactaaaagcatatttaaccctaaaattaactatattaataaattttatttttatcattattttttataattatcatttatcattaaaATTTCATGACTACCatttaacatatttttatcatCATTACAATTATGAAGTTA includes these proteins:
- the LOC131620605 gene encoding mitogen-activated protein kinase kinase kinase 1-like codes for the protein MNHLSRIFAYRKQPTDMNSKKKTPRKQQPKLERRNAAKNFSYDAQPTSPESSPSSSILYTRSMDFYDRTSFRVEGVDGEFDIICRSLGLNGPEDFSIPAAAWEAMKVRSASDVLPRLNISEFDEAKVEDEIVVAEIDDRVPVSVRDSPAETSGCCNIGDGGGKDRVPIRGFDEVSTGCYTGGENRVPIRDVDETSGCLNTGGGGIKGCRPPMLKPPPGVRVSILDNTCSTWDLLREFAPEGEGKGKEREEEEKKDVEEEEEGEVGGGILKTDEEESAEIIGEFSRSCSFTTFTTSQEDDSSSTTTEPRSNSISPNVRLKPVITPGSWQKGELLGRGSFGSVYEGISEDGFFFAVKQVSLLDQGSHGKQSVIQLEREIALLSQFEHENIVRYIGTETDESNLYIFIEFVTKGSLLSLYRRYKLRDSQVSAYTRQILSGLKYLHDRNIVHRDIKCANILVDANGSVKVADFGLAKAIKSNDAKSCQGTAFWMAPEVIKGKVKGYGLPADVWSLGCTVLEMLTGHIPYHPMEFIPAMYRIGKGELPPVPDSLSRDARDFILQCLKVNPDDRPTAAQLLDHKFVQRSFSQSSGSASPYTTRRG